The genomic window TTTATCACGACAGGAAACCTGTGTCCCGTCCTGATAAAAAATGGACTGCGATGAGTGCCAGTTCCTGACTGGACATGTGGACTGTTAGGTAAGATCCAACAGAGGAGACAACACTTCAGACACGGCCCTGCCCAAGACAAACAGGATCCGAACCCTGGGGGTCATGGACTCTCCATAGCCAGAGGAGACAATTCTTCAGTGTTATAATCAGGAATCGCTTATAATAGATGACAAGAAAGCCAAAGTGTTATTTTGGCGGAGTCTTTTTTTGTAGCAGCCGCTGCCAGAGAAGACAGCTGTCCTCGATTTTGGtaaaatagttttcatttgtttatgttgggagatataatttatataatatagttAGTTTATGAGAATGGGACagtgttaaagagatagttcacccaaaaatgaaacacaaaagattttaggcagtatgttagccttagtcaccattcaattttattgttaagtgaatggtgactgagactaaacatTATACCAAATATCAttttttgtgttctatagaagaaagtcatgggtttgaaacatcatgataaggggtaaatgatgacagaattttcatttttgggtgaaccataccTGTAAGGACATTAAATTAGTAATCAAATTATTTGAAtaatgattcaaatatatatgcatgccaaattgtttttatttccttACAGATAAATCATGATCCCCATAACTGAGCTGCGCTATTTTGTGGATACGCAACCTGCATATCGCATTCTAAAGCCATGGTGGGACGTCTTCACAGACTATTTATCAGTCATCATGCTGATGATTGCTGTATTTGGCGGCACACTTCAGGTCACACAGGACAAGATGATCTGCCTACCCTGCAAATGGGTGGTTAACAAGACTTGTAGAAAGTATTTAAATTCAACTTTTTCTGTGCCCTTGACTCTCGAACCTCAAGGAATCCAGTATGACCTTGATCGTCACCAGTACAACTATATCGATGCTGTATGCTATGAAAACAAGCTTCACTGGTTTGCTAAGTATTTCCCATATTTGGTGCTGTTGCATACGCTCATCTTCCTGGCTTGCAGCAACTTCTGGTTCAAATTCCCTTGGACAAGCTCTAAATTGGAACATTTTGTGTCtattcttttgaaatgttttgattCGCCATGGACCACACGAGCTCTGTCTGAAACAGTAGTGGAGGAAAGTGACCCCAAAGCTCTGGTGAAAATGAATGGCTCCTTTGATAAGAAGGCTTCATATGTCAGTGAGGACGTTGAGGCGAGTGTTCCCATGCTGTCAACAACCAGGTCTCGTTTTGAACAAGGAATTGTGGACCACTCTGAAACTGGTGTCCTGGACAAAAAGGAGGGTGAACAGGCAAAGGCATTGTTTGAAAAGGTGAAGAAGTTTCGAATTCATGTCGAAGAGAGCGACATAGTGTACAGACTCTACATCCGACAGACTATCATCAAAGTAGTTAAATTTATCCTTATAATCTGCTATACAGGTTACTATGTCCACAATATTCAATTCAGTGTTGACTGCAGTGTGGATATTGAGAATCTCACAGGTTATCAAATGTACAATTGTGCCCATCCCTTGGCCACTCTCTTTAAAATCTTAGCATGCTTCTACATCAGTCTAGTAGTTGTGTATGGGATGATCTGCATGTACACCCTTAGCTGGATGCTACGACGTTCGCTCAAGAAATATTCTTTTGAGTCTATCAGGGAGGAGAGTAGCTATagtgacatcccagatgtgaaaaATGACTTTGCCTTCATGCTGCATATGATTGACCAGTACGACCCCCTTTATTCCAAACGATTTGCAGTTTTCCTCTCAGAGGTGAGTGAGAACAAACTTCGCCAGATGAACCTTAACAACGAGTGGACTTTAGACAAGCTTCGGCAGAGGATAACCAAAAATTCACAAGAGAAGTTAGAGCTGCACCTATTTATGCTCAGTGGAATTCCAGACACAGTTTTTGACGTGGTAGAGCTGGAGGTTCTGAAACTTGAGCTCATCCCTGATGTCACCATACCACCTATCATTGCCCAACTAACCAGCCTCAGAGAGATGTGGCTCTACCACACACCAGCCAAAATCGAAGCTCCAGCCCTGGCGTTTTTGAGAGAGAACTTGAAATCACTGCATATCAAATTCACTGATATAAAGGAGATCCCTCTGTGGATCTACAGCTTGAAGAACCTAAGCGAGTTGCATCTGACTGGGAACCTTAGTTCTGAAAACAATCGCTACATTGTCATTGACGGTTTACGAGAGCTGAAGCGACTAAAGGTTTTGAGACTAAAAAGTAACCTTACAAAGCTGCCACAGGTGGTTACTGATGTTGGAATGCACCTTCAAAAGTTGTCCATCAACAATGAAGGCACCAAGTTGATGGTGCTCAACAGCTTGAAGAAGATGGTGAACCTGACAGAGCTGGAACTCGTCCGCTGTGATTTGGAACGCATACCACATTCCATCTTCAGCCTGCACAACTTACAGGAGATTGATCTTAAAGACAATAACCTCAAAACCATTGAGGAGATCATTAGTTTTCAGCATCTTCATCGACTTGTTTGTCTGAAACTGTGGTATAATCAGATTGCGTATGTACCCATCCAAATAGGTAAATTGACCAATCTGGAGCGCCTCTATTTGAACCGCAACAAAATTGAGAAGATGCCAAATCAGCTCTTCTTCTGTCGGAAGCTTAGGTTTCTTGATCTAAGCCATAACAA from Xyrauchen texanus isolate HMW12.3.18 chromosome 3, RBS_HiC_50CHRs, whole genome shotgun sequence includes these protein-coding regions:
- the lrrc8ab gene encoding volume-regulated anion channel subunit LRRC8A; amino-acid sequence: MIPITELRYFVDTQPAYRILKPWWDVFTDYLSVIMLMIAVFGGTLQVTQDKMICLPCKWVVNKTCRKYLNSTFSVPLTLEPQGIQYDLDRHQYNYIDAVCYENKLHWFAKYFPYLVLLHTLIFLACSNFWFKFPWTSSKLEHFVSILLKCFDSPWTTRALSETVVEESDPKALVKMNGSFDKKASYVSEDVEASVPMLSTTRSRFEQGIVDHSETGVLDKKEGEQAKALFEKVKKFRIHVEESDIVYRLYIRQTIIKVVKFILIICYTGYYVHNIQFSVDCSVDIENLTGYQMYNCAHPLATLFKILACFYISLVVVYGMICMYTLSWMLRRSLKKYSFESIREESSYSDIPDVKNDFAFMLHMIDQYDPLYSKRFAVFLSEVSENKLRQMNLNNEWTLDKLRQRITKNSQEKLELHLFMLSGIPDTVFDVVELEVLKLELIPDVTIPPIIAQLTSLREMWLYHTPAKIEAPALAFLRENLKSLHIKFTDIKEIPLWIYSLKNLSELHLTGNLSSENNRYIVIDGLRELKRLKVLRLKSNLTKLPQVVTDVGMHLQKLSINNEGTKLMVLNSLKKMVNLTELELVRCDLERIPHSIFSLHNLQEIDLKDNNLKTIEEIISFQHLHRLVCLKLWYNQIAYVPIQIGKLTNLERLYLNRNKIEKMPNQLFFCRKLRFLDLSHNNLTDIPSEIGRLQNLQYLAVTANRIEALPPELFQCKKLRTLNFGNNCLQSLPSRFGELTSLTQLELRGNRLEGLPVELGECRLLKRSGIIVEDNIFNTLPSEVKEQLWRNEKEAA